A genomic window from Helicobacter suis HS1 includes:
- a CDS encoding M99 family carboxypeptidase catalytic domain-containing protein, whose amino-acid sequence MKVIFSLLLICVASLKAASIHVFKKQGDNSAPTLLLMGGIQGDEPGGFNTTNIFLMHYKILSGNVWVVPVLNRYSMLRNHRGVYGDLNRKFAYISRHDPEYALIQSIKAAIMNSEVNVILHLHDGSGFYRPSYQSLLLNPKRWGNSFIIDQEELPHVKFGHLGRISRNTTHHINQFLLKSLHRHYIRNTHTARGDKEMEKALTYFAIRHKKPAFAHEASKELPLNERVYYHLLAIEGLMQQLGITYTKDFTLKPADLYRLINDKTLTLTLNQNILLPLYGLRPRLKFFPFPKHVAIDKNSLDSQSYILGLLPHKNKIWLKYGNKLMTRLTPLYLNFDHSLRNIQIEVDGQIKTATPASILEVKEAFKVLPKEGYRVNVIGFSLNDGKKLPNEVGVSIAYKDLEKKFSIDRQGKIYRIEIYKNNAFSGMVLVRFI is encoded by the coding sequence ATGAAAGTTATTTTCTCTTTATTGCTTATCTGTGTCGCTTCTTTAAAGGCTGCTAGTATCCATGTATTTAAAAAACAGGGGGACAACTCAGCCCCTACCTTGCTCTTAATGGGTGGGATTCAAGGTGATGAGCCGGGTGGGTTTAACACCACTAATATCTTTTTAATGCACTATAAAATCTTATCGGGTAATGTGTGGGTGGTGCCTGTGCTTAACCGGTATTCTATGCTACGCAACCACCGCGGTGTTTATGGGGATTTAAACCGCAAGTTTGCCTATATCAGCCGCCATGATCCAGAGTATGCTTTAATCCAATCTATTAAAGCAGCGATTATGAATTCTGAGGTTAATGTGATCTTACACCTCCATGATGGCAGTGGGTTTTATCGCCCCTCCTATCAAAGTCTCTTGCTTAACCCTAAGCGTTGGGGTAATTCTTTCATTATTGATCAAGAAGAACTCCCCCATGTAAAATTCGGGCATTTAGGCCGTATATCGCGTAACACCACACACCACATCAACCAATTTCTACTCAAATCCCTCCACCGGCATTATATTCGCAATACCCACACCGCTAGGGGGGATAAAGAGATGGAAAAAGCGCTAACCTATTTTGCTATCCGGCATAAAAAACCCGCCTTTGCCCATGAAGCTAGTAAAGAATTACCTCTTAATGAACGGGTTTATTACCACCTTTTAGCAATTGAGGGTTTGATGCAACAATTAGGAATTACCTATACCAAAGATTTTACCCTCAAACCTGCTGATTTATACCGCCTTATCAATGATAAAACCCTCACCCTTACTCTTAATCAAAATATTTTATTACCCCTCTATGGTTTGCGCCCCCGACTTAAATTTTTTCCCTTCCCTAAGCATGTTGCCATAGATAAAAATAGCTTAGATTCTCAAAGTTACATTTTAGGTCTCTTGCCCCACAAAAACAAAATTTGGCTCAAATATGGTAATAAACTCATGACTCGCCTAACCCCCCTATATTTAAATTTTGATCACAGCCTCAGAAATATCCAAATAGAAGTAGATGGGCAAATCAAAACAGCTACACCGGCTAGCATTTTAGAGGTTAAAGAAGCCTTTAAGGTTTTGCCTAAGGAGGGTTACCGGGTAAATGTCATTGGTTTTTCGCTTAATGATGGCAAAAAATTACCTAATGAAGTGGGGGTGAGTATTGCCTATAAGGATTTGGAGAAGAAATTTTCCATTGATAGGCAGGGCAAGATTTATCGCATTGAAATTTATAAAAATAATGCCTTTAGCGGCATGGTTTTGGTGCGTTTCATCTAA
- a CDS encoding flagellar FLiS export co-chaperone has protein sequence MLKQDMLQAFEKHLGAVDTQELEMLDTRQKSSRIEKFSHEIKSLNESIGALQVLQIACNKLLKLVPLSDTQEGRMQMQGVIDKAQFLGHVLFDTPLIVTLEQTNLSIEVNNPLKRATNVEVYLQEKLREIKKALLQIQESVSSKQVFRKTPTLNTPSFNKDTLDFMKTS, from the coding sequence ATGTTAAAACAAGACATGTTGCAGGCTTTTGAGAAACACTTAGGCGCGGTGGATACGCAAGAACTAGAAATGTTAGATACCCGGCAAAAATCTAGCAGAATTGAAAAATTTAGCCATGAAATTAAAAGTCTTAATGAAAGCATAGGGGCTTTACAAGTCTTACAGATTGCTTGTAATAAACTTCTTAAATTAGTTCCCTTATCAGATACGCAAGAAGGGCGTATGCAGATGCAAGGAGTTATAGATAAGGCGCAGTTTTTAGGCCATGTACTTTTTGATACACCCCTAATAGTTACGCTAGAGCAGACAAATCTAAGTATAGAGGTTAATAATCCTCTAAAGAGGGCTACAAATGTAGAGGTTTATCTACAAGAAAAGCTAAGAGAAATTAAAAAGGCGTTGTTACAAATCCAAGAGAGTGTTAGCTCTAAACAAGTCTTTAGAAAAACCCCCACTCTTAATACGCCTAGTTTTAATAAGGATACTTTAGACTTCATGAAAACATCTTAA
- a CDS encoding Rieske 2Fe-2S domain-containing protein has translation MAEISRRDFLGMALSGVAGVGALAGLVAMKKTWDPLPSVVSAGFTTVDVSGMQEGSFSAVEWRGKPVYIIKKKAGMNFDAKRDFKISGGVFTVGVQICTHLGCIPNFESIEKGFLCPCHGGRFTSDGVNIAGTPPPKPFEIPPFKLEGSKITFGEVGQEYQTMVAHA, from the coding sequence ATGGCAGAGATCAGTCGGAGAGATTTTTTAGGCATGGCGCTTTCAGGAGTTGCCGGCGTGGGAGCACTTGCCGGATTAGTGGCGATGAAAAAAACTTGGGACCCTTTGCCTAGCGTGGTGTCTGCAGGCTTTACAACCGTAGATGTTTCTGGAATGCAAGAGGGGAGCTTTTCTGCTGTGGAGTGGCGGGGCAAACCGGTTTATATTATCAAGAAAAAAGCGGGAATGAATTTTGATGCCAAACGGGATTTTAAAATCAGTGGGGGGGTTTTTACAGTGGGCGTACAAATCTGTACGCATTTGGGTTGTATCCCTAATTTTGAATCCATTGAAAAAGGCTTTTTATGTCCTTGCCATGGGGGAAGATTTACCAGCGATGGAGTCAATATCGCCGGTACACCTCCGCCTAAACCTTTTGAAATCCCCCCCTTTAAATTAGAGGGCAGCAAGATCACCTTTGGGGAAGTGGGGCAGGAGTATCAAACTATGGTTGCACACGCATAA
- a CDS encoding cytochrome b translates to MAEFKKAEGIGDWLDQRLGIKKLTKVLMTEYWIPKNINFLWAMGVILLVLFTTLVISGIFLLMYYKPDAKLAYDSVNFTIMQEVAFGWLWRHIHATAASMIFVIIYIHMFVGIYYGSYKKGREMIWISGMLLFVVFSAEAFSGYMLPWGQMSYWAASVITELFGKIPVIGPDLLVWIRGNYVVADATLTRFFMLHVFLLPVVIIMIICMHFYSLRIPHVNNQEGDVLDFEEEEKKYKEGHKKESKVIPFWPVFLSKDIFVICAFMVFFFYLVCYHYEFAMDPINFERANSLKTPHHIYPEWYFLWSYEVLRGFFFNGNLGLVAFGIAQIIFFLLPFLDNSPVVRPAHKRKAFQVWFWLLVIDMIVLTIFGKLPPVGNNKYVGLVASLTFLALLFIVLPLISRAEKKGE, encoded by the coding sequence ATGGCAGAGTTTAAAAAAGCAGAAGGCATAGGAGACTGGCTCGATCAAAGACTTGGGATTAAAAAACTCACCAAAGTCTTGATGACAGAATACTGGATACCCAAAAACATTAACTTCTTATGGGCTATGGGGGTGATTTTACTTGTCCTTTTTACGACTTTGGTGATCTCAGGCATCTTTTTGTTGATGTATTACAAGCCGGATGCCAAATTAGCCTATGACAGCGTAAATTTTACGATCATGCAAGAAGTGGCCTTTGGTTGGCTGTGGAGGCATATCCATGCCACAGCTGCTAGTATGATCTTTGTGATTATCTATATCCATATGTTTGTGGGTATCTATTATGGCTCGTATAAAAAGGGACGGGAGATGATCTGGATTTCAGGCATGCTCTTATTTGTAGTCTTTAGCGCAGAGGCCTTTAGTGGCTACATGTTGCCCTGGGGACAGATGAGTTACTGGGCTGCCTCTGTGATCACCGAGCTTTTTGGCAAAATCCCAGTTATAGGCCCTGATCTTTTAGTGTGGATTAGAGGGAATTATGTAGTAGCCGATGCAACTCTTACTCGCTTTTTTATGTTGCATGTTTTCTTATTGCCTGTAGTCATTATTATGATTATTTGCATGCATTTTTATTCTTTGCGTATCCCGCATGTCAACAACCAAGAGGGCGATGTACTAGATTTTGAAGAGGAGGAGAAAAAATATAAAGAGGGGCATAAAAAAGAATCTAAAGTGATCCCTTTTTGGCCTGTATTTTTATCCAAAGATATTTTTGTAATCTGTGCCTTCATGGTCTTTTTCTTTTATTTGGTGTGCTACCACTACGAGTTTGCCATGGACCCTATTAACTTTGAGCGCGCTAATAGCCTTAAAACCCCGCACCACATTTACCCCGAATGGTATTTCCTCTGGAGTTATGAGGTGTTGCGTGGTTTCTTCTTTAATGGAAACTTAGGTTTGGTGGCTTTTGGAATAGCCCAGATTATCTTTTTCCTTTTGCCCTTTTTAGATAATAGCCCTGTGGTTAGACCCGCTCACAAACGCAAAGCTTTTCAGGTGTGGTTTTGGTTGCTTGTAATAGATATGATTGTCTTAACGATCTTTGGCAAACTCCCGCCTGTGGGCAATAATAAATATGTCGGGTTAGTGGCCTCTTTAACTTTCCTTGCGCTTCTCTTTATTGTTCTGCCTTTGATTAGCCGGGCTGAGAAGAAAGGAGAGTAG
- a CDS encoding c-type cytochrome, with protein MKELKILALLIIVIGALYYGVEPYAHSVMEPKTAPADFAFKDLKPIDLSKGDASKGKNLVAQNCTACHGISSQKIKAPMDAKSAGSSFGVVPPDLSGVASVLNPQFLAHFIKDPTKATKLTHKYKDNHPYPMPAFAQFSDQDLADIVAYLKSIAPKKLGEKAVFEQACMRCHSMKYAKLKATTDPADLHRYLGAAVPDLSMMIRSLGREKLEVFINDPQKLLPGTAMPRVGLSKDAQKQVIHYLERTGDSKKHQRNTLGIKIMIFFAAMAFISFLWKQKVWSEVH; from the coding sequence ATGAAAGAACTTAAGATTTTAGCACTCTTAATTATTGTCATAGGCGCGCTTTACTATGGGGTAGAACCTTATGCCCACTCGGTGATGGAACCAAAGACAGCCCCCGCAGATTTTGCCTTTAAGGATTTAAAACCGATTGATTTAAGCAAGGGCGATGCGAGTAAGGGCAAAAATTTAGTAGCGCAAAACTGCACCGCCTGCCATGGCATTTCTAGCCAAAAAATCAAAGCGCCTATGGATGCAAAGAGTGCCGGCTCAAGCTTTGGGGTGGTCCCTCCTGATCTTTCCGGCGTTGCTAGCGTGCTTAACCCCCAGTTTTTAGCCCACTTTATCAAAGACCCCACTAAGGCAACCAAACTCACCCATAAATACAAAGACAACCACCCCTATCCTATGCCTGCCTTTGCCCAGTTTAGCGATCAAGATTTAGCCGATATTGTGGCTTATTTAAAATCTATCGCGCCTAAAAAATTAGGAGAAAAGGCTGTTTTTGAACAGGCTTGTATGCGTTGTCATAGCATGAAATATGCCAAATTAAAAGCCACCACTGATCCTGCTGATTTGCACCGCTATTTAGGAGCGGCCGTACCCGATCTTTCTATGATGATTAGAAGTCTTGGGCGCGAAAAATTAGAGGTGTTTATCAACGATCCACAAAAACTCTTGCCCGGTACAGCCATGCCACGAGTGGGTTTAAGTAAAGATGCCCAAAAACAGGTGATTCACTATTTAGAAAGAACAGGGGATAGCAAAAAACACCAAAGAAACACTTTGGGGATCAAGATTATGATCTTCTTTGCCGCGATGGCCTTTATTTCTTTCTTGTGGAAACAAAAAGTGTGGAGCGAGGTGCACTAA
- the thrC gene encoding threonine synthase — protein sequence MQLHDTRSQASLSLEEALMRPSSPSKGLYTLKEWPKLDFSQFLSLDYKGLAKALCMHLGVEINGLEKALNRCSIQAPLKQLKGFSFPLFVQELYHGPTLAFKDMALQPLGVLLSEGAKKAQQKLVVLVATSGDTGPATLESLAQLENVFVVCLYPSKGTSLIQALQMQTAQAPNLKVYGIEGDFDKAQSLLKNLLNSPDFKHCLEKLGFSVGVANSINFGRVLFQIVYHVWGYLELVRLGTINYAEPIKIVVPSGNFGNALGAFYAKEMDLPVSKIAVVSNANNILEDFIKTGVYDIRQRSLQKTYAPAMDILKSSNVERLLYYLFGFKRTQECMQALDTHQFYSLTAHELSLLQKHFESYSCTDETCLENITNIYKSHGYLIDPHTATAFNALKENTPHILVSTASWSKFPSTIYLALEGKNCSDQKALQLLEQKGIKPPVSVQTLLKKPPRHLEVLQIPEIASHIEAWLKSL from the coding sequence ATGCAACTACATGATACAAGAAGCCAAGCTAGCCTTTCTTTAGAAGAGGCTTTAATGCGTCCTAGTAGCCCCTCTAAAGGTCTTTATACTCTTAAAGAGTGGCCTAAGCTAGATTTTTCACAATTTTTATCCTTAGACTATAAAGGCCTTGCCAAAGCGCTTTGTATGCATTTGGGGGTTGAGATCAATGGTTTAGAAAAAGCTTTGAATCGTTGTTCTATTCAAGCCCCCTTAAAACAACTCAAAGGCTTTTCTTTTCCCCTCTTTGTTCAAGAACTTTATCATGGCCCTACTCTAGCCTTTAAAGACATGGCCTTACAACCCCTAGGGGTTTTACTCTCAGAGGGGGCTAAAAAAGCCCAACAAAAATTAGTGGTTTTAGTAGCCACCAGTGGGGATACGGGTCCGGCTACTTTAGAAAGTTTAGCCCAGCTTGAAAATGTCTTTGTGGTTTGTTTGTATCCTTCTAAGGGTACAAGTTTAATTCAAGCCCTGCAAATGCAAACCGCACAAGCGCCTAATCTTAAGGTTTATGGAATAGAGGGGGATTTTGATAAGGCACAAAGTCTACTTAAAAACCTTCTAAATAGCCCAGATTTTAAACATTGTTTAGAAAAGCTAGGTTTTAGTGTGGGGGTGGCTAATTCTATTAATTTTGGGCGGGTGCTTTTTCAGATTGTCTACCATGTGTGGGGGTATTTAGAGCTCGTGCGTTTAGGTACAATAAATTATGCAGAGCCTATTAAAATTGTTGTACCTAGCGGGAATTTTGGCAACGCCCTAGGGGCCTTTTATGCTAAAGAAATGGATTTACCTGTCTCTAAAATTGCTGTGGTATCCAATGCTAATAATATTTTAGAGGACTTTATTAAAACCGGAGTTTATGATATTCGCCAAAGAAGTCTACAAAAAACTTATGCCCCAGCGATGGATATTTTAAAAAGCTCAAATGTTGAACGCCTGCTTTATTATCTCTTTGGTTTTAAGCGTACACAAGAGTGCATGCAAGCACTTGATACACACCAATTTTATAGCCTCACTGCGCATGAACTTAGCCTTCTACAAAAACATTTTGAAAGTTATAGCTGCACAGATGAAACTTGTTTAGAAAATATTACAAACATTTATAAAAGCCATGGCTATCTTATCGATCCACACACAGCCACCGCCTTTAATGCGCTTAAAGAAAACACCCCACATATTCTAGTCTCTACCGCTTCTTGGAGTAAATTTCCAAGCACGATTTATTTAGCTTTAGAGGGTAAAAATTGTTCTGATCAAAAAGCTTTACAACTCTTAGAGCAAAAAGGGATCAAACCCCCCGTCTCTGTGCAGACACTTTTAAAGAAACCTCCCCGCCATTTAGAAGTGTTACAAATCCCTGAAATTGCCAGCCACATAGAGGCGTGGCTTAAAAGTCTTTAG
- a CDS encoding MBL fold metallo-hydrolase gives MAISPTKKNESAPVKMRRVGLFEISENTQIVPARGLLAGVNDIGQFIVNMKKNVQLGEKPEVEWIIDQICNHCGGKLQHKQGLSTCPYCNWALHIESLTYLNGVAKKPLRYQIEGRALRVQTSIDMRNPYQSSFKGDFKIRYFNHACLLIEAGGAKLITDPWLVGPSFLGSGYLEKPSCREAVRALMEADFIFISSNRSSCLHPQTLSLLPKDKPFIVGNFASKSVEKSLRSLGFINIYPLEFQEIYEFSAFFQFSVFAAGDGLEDSGLYVCLSGHDVIINAYGNYLNTFNLPSDLTLLCLPFSGGTSGFPFCMQTEKATQTTLHNQRLEGFKYQLETLLTLSKPAYVMPIATPYFQDSPRDSAIKELNTKNPFKEGKQICDIYSRSHSEQAVKWLNPDETLTLEFKTADLVQWREDIHLLRKEKPQEFVDFYTRQFNYDPKQLITHLQGAKYKAKEIVTFVPTSEDFERVVAPIVQANFETQEFKIIPVRLIIKELKGHRVLILRVRREILACVVANHLPFEEMVRGFHCRIERSPDAYEANFWHHFSHVYIAPKPYSISLKAK, from the coding sequence ATGGCTATTTCGCCTACAAAAAAGAACGAGTCAGCTCCCGTTAAAATGCGCCGTGTTGGGCTGTTTGAAATCTCTGAAAATACCCAGATTGTGCCGGCTAGAGGGCTTTTAGCAGGGGTTAATGACATCGGGCAATTTATTGTAAACATGAAAAAGAATGTCCAGTTAGGCGAAAAACCTGAAGTAGAGTGGATCATTGATCAAATCTGTAACCACTGCGGGGGCAAGCTCCAGCACAAACAAGGTTTATCCACCTGCCCTTATTGTAACTGGGCTTTACACATTGAAAGTCTTACCTATTTAAATGGCGTAGCTAAAAAACCTTTGCGCTACCAAATAGAAGGGCGGGCTTTGCGCGTACAAACCTCTATTGATATGAGAAACCCTTACCAATCTAGCTTTAAGGGTGATTTTAAAATCCGCTATTTTAACCATGCCTGCCTTTTAATAGAAGCAGGAGGCGCTAAACTTATCACCGATCCATGGCTAGTAGGGCCTAGCTTTTTGGGGAGTGGTTATTTAGAAAAACCTAGCTGTAGGGAGGCTGTGCGGGCTTTAATGGAGGCAGATTTTATTTTTATCTCCTCTAATCGCTCTAGTTGCCTGCACCCTCAAACCCTTTCTCTACTTCCTAAAGACAAACCCTTTATTGTGGGTAATTTTGCCTCTAAAAGTGTAGAGAAATCTCTAAGAAGTTTAGGTTTTATCAATATCTATCCTCTGGAATTCCAAGAAATTTATGAATTCAGTGCTTTTTTCCAATTTAGCGTATTTGCTGCCGGCGATGGATTGGAGGATAGCGGGCTGTATGTGTGCTTATCTGGGCATGATGTGATCATCAATGCCTATGGAAACTACCTTAATACCTTTAATTTGCCAAGCGATCTCACCCTGCTTTGTCTGCCCTTTAGCGGGGGGACTTCAGGTTTTCCTTTTTGCATGCAAACTGAGAAGGCCACCCAAACAACCCTGCATAACCAGCGCCTAGAGGGCTTTAAATACCAGCTAGAAACCTTGTTAACTTTAAGTAAACCCGCCTATGTCATGCCCATAGCCACGCCTTATTTTCAAGATAGCCCACGCGATAGCGCAATTAAGGAGCTAAACACAAAAAACCCCTTTAAAGAGGGCAAGCAGATCTGTGATATTTACAGCCGTAGCCACAGCGAACAGGCTGTTAAATGGCTTAATCCTGATGAAACCCTTACCCTAGAATTTAAAACCGCTGATTTAGTCCAATGGCGCGAGGATATTCATCTTTTAAGAAAAGAAAAACCACAAGAATTTGTAGATTTTTATACCCGCCAGTTTAACTACGATCCTAAACAACTCATCACACACTTACAGGGAGCTAAATACAAGGCTAAGGAGATTGTAACCTTTGTACCTACTAGCGAGGATTTTGAGCGGGTGGTTGCGCCCATTGTGCAGGCTAATTTTGAAACACAAGAGTTTAAAATTATCCCTGTACGGCTTATTATTAAAGAATTAAAGGGGCATAGAGTACTTATTCTGCGGGTACGGCGCGAGATTTTAGCCTGTGTTGTGGCTAATCATTTGCCTTTTGAGGAAATGGTGCGCGGGTTTCATTGCCGTATAGAGCGTAGCCCTGATGCTTACGAGGCTAATTTTTGGCATCACTTTAGCCATGTCTATATCGCCCCCAAACCCTATAGTATTTCACTTAAAGCTAAATGA
- the lpxB gene encoding lipid-A-disaccharide synthase, producing MKVLVSALEVSANVHLKVLREHLLGVEWLGIYDALLAKDTPLFSPKEFSIMGFKEVFNRLLFFYKALQAMAKLAKEADLILLMDSSSFNIPLAKRIKKQYPNKPIFYYILPQVWAWKAYRAPIIEKNCDHLAAILPFETSYYKEKAKFVGHPLLDEITQVKTSLEGEGVVFMPGSRKQEITRLFPVFVQVAKQLDQKRILIVPSSLKDQNLEALYGHDLKLFEISYNAHQSLYEASFAFICSGTATLEAALIGTPFVLGYKARPFDFFIAKSLVKLTCIGLANIFYNAICNESPGRGKTMLHAEFVQEDVNPENLLRIYYNMDRNRFFKESQKIRAYLQHGSAQRVATWIKQAL from the coding sequence ATGAAGGTTTTAGTCAGTGCTTTAGAGGTGAGCGCTAATGTCCATTTAAAAGTTTTAAGAGAACATCTTTTGGGGGTGGAGTGGCTAGGGATTTATGACGCTCTTTTAGCTAAAGATACCCCGCTTTTTTCCCCTAAAGAGTTTTCTATTATGGGCTTTAAAGAAGTCTTTAACCGGCTTTTATTCTTTTATAAAGCCCTGCAAGCTATGGCAAAACTTGCCAAAGAAGCCGATCTGATTTTGCTTATGGATTCCTCCTCTTTTAATATCCCTCTGGCTAAACGCATTAAAAAACAATATCCAAATAAGCCAATCTTTTACTATATTTTGCCACAGGTGTGGGCGTGGAAGGCCTACCGCGCGCCTATTATTGAAAAAAATTGCGATCACCTCGCGGCCATTTTGCCCTTTGAAACTTCTTATTACAAAGAAAAGGCAAAGTTTGTCGGACACCCTCTTTTAGATGAGATCACACAGGTTAAAACTTCTTTAGAGGGTGAGGGGGTGGTTTTTATGCCCGGAAGCCGCAAACAAGAAATTACGCGCCTCTTCCCTGTTTTTGTGCAAGTAGCCAAGCAACTTGATCAAAAGCGTATCCTCATCGTGCCCTCTAGTTTAAAAGATCAAAATTTAGAGGCTCTTTATGGCCATGATCTTAAGCTCTTTGAAATTTCTTATAACGCGCACCAAAGCCTCTATGAAGCCTCTTTTGCCTTTATTTGTAGCGGTACAGCCACTTTAGAGGCCGCTCTTATTGGTACGCCTTTTGTGCTAGGTTATAAAGCTAGACCCTTTGATTTTTTCATCGCTAAGAGTTTAGTTAAACTCACCTGCATCGGGCTTGCTAATATTTTTTATAATGCGATTTGTAATGAAAGCCCGGGGCGTGGAAAAACCATGTTACATGCCGAATTTGTACAAGAGGATGTAAATCCGGAAAATTTGCTAAGAATTTATTACAATATGGATAGAAATCGCTTTTTTAAAGAGTCACAAAAGATCCGCGCCTATTTACAGCACGGGAGTGCACAAAGGGTGGCAACTTGGATCAAGCAGGCTTTATAA
- the hypA gene encoding hydrogenase/urease nickel incorporation protein HypA has translation MHEYSVVSSLMDLCEAHARKHNATKIERVVVSIGERSAMDKQLFMSAFETFKEELDICKDAVLDIVEEKAELTCLNCSFVFIPATLEYGQCIRCGSQNVRISKGTEMQLLSLEMV, from the coding sequence GTGCATGAATATTCCGTCGTTTCCTCTCTAATGGATTTGTGCGAAGCGCATGCGCGCAAACATAACGCCACTAAAATAGAAAGGGTGGTGGTAAGCATTGGGGAACGCAGCGCAATGGATAAACAGCTTTTCATGAGCGCCTTTGAGACTTTTAAAGAAGAATTAGATATTTGTAAAGACGCAGTTTTAGACATTGTGGAGGAAAAGGCAGAATTAACTTGTTTAAATTGTTCTTTTGTGTTTATCCCGGCTACTTTAGAATATGGGCAATGTATCCGTTGTGGCTCGCAAAATGTGCGGATCAGTAAGGGCACAGAAATGCAACTTTTGTCTTTGGAGATGGTGTGA